From a region of the Panicum virgatum strain AP13 chromosome 2K, P.virgatum_v5, whole genome shotgun sequence genome:
- the LOC120695732 gene encoding uncharacterized protein LOC120695732, producing the protein MEWRDSFLDLALIPLSLLLPMAYHVWLWREVRLRPLRTAAGINAAARRLWAVGMMKDNAKNAVTVVQSMRNVIMGSTLMATTAILFCTGIAAVLSSTYTVKKPLSDTVFGAHGEYMMALKYVALLLAFLFAFLCHTLAICFLNQASFLINTSDCLFSAGGVADPERGGSGGGLPSACRDYVAEVMERGFTLNLVGNRLFYAGVPLLLWIFGPLLAFLSSAVMIPILYNLDIVDLKGAHSGCVSAKSAEATKGTECTHAI; encoded by the exons ATGGAGTGGAGGGACAGCTTCCTGGACCTGGCGCTCATCCCGCTCAGCCTGCTGCTCCCCATGGCGTACCACGTCTGGCTGTGGCGCGAGGtccgcctccgcccgctccgcaccgccgccggcatcaacgccgccgcgcgccgcctctgGGCCGTCGGCATGATGAAG gACAACGCGAAGAACGCGGTGACGGTGGTGCAGTCGATGCGGAACGTGATCATGGGGTCGACGCTGATGGCGACGACGGCGATCCTCTTCTGCACGGGCATCGCGGCGGTGCTGAGCAGCACCTACACCGTGAAGAAGCCGCTGAGCGACACCGTCTTCGGGGCGCACGGCGAGTACATGATGGCGCTCAAGTACGTGGCGCTGCTGCTCGCCTTCCTCTTCGCCTTCCTCTGCCACACCCTCGCCATCTGCTTCCTCAACCAGGCCAGCTTCCTCATCAACACCTCCGACTGCCTCTtctcggccggcggcgtcgcggacCCGGAGCGCGGCGGCTCTGGCGGCGGCCTGCCGTCCGCCTGCAGGGACTACGTCGCCGAGGTCATGGAGCGCGGCTTCACCCTCAACCTCGTCGGCAACCGCCTCTTCTACGCCGGGGTGCCGCTCCTCCTCTGGATCTTCGGCCCGCTCCTCGCCTTCCTGTCGTCCGCGGTCATGATCCCCATCCTCTACAACCTCGACATCGTCGACCTCAAGGGCGCCCACAGCGGCTGCGTCAGCGCCAAGTCCGCCGAGGCCACCAAGGGAACCGAGTGCACGCACGCCATCTGA